The Phaeobacter gallaeciensis DSM 26640 genomic sequence TCTCATGCTTAGTCATTCAGATGTCCTTTCATCTGCTTGGTTAGACTAACCGCGCGCTAACGCGGTGCTGTTGTCTTCAGCAGCGGGGGCTGTTCCGCCAAGATCGCCCCCCGCTGCCTCTCCCACCACACTCTCAAGCGCGGCGAGAACTTCACTGTTCATAGAGCGGCGGTTTTGTGCTGCTCGGGCTTTGATTGCGTCACGCCATCCATTCGGCAGGCGAATATTGATGCAATCAGCAAGTTGGCTGGGATATTTTTTCAAATTCCTTCTCCATAGTTGCGACTAGCACCTACGTAGCAACTTAAAACCATGATTGCAAGTCGCACCCATTGCTTTTTTGGGTGCAAGTCGCAATTACCTAAATATGAGCGATAATGATTCCAAATACCCGAGCGAGCTTGCCGAGCGTTTTCAGGTACGGCTCCCAGAAGGGATGCGCGACCGCATCAAGGCTGCTGCGGCAGAGAACAACCGTTCCATGAACGCCGAAATTGTTCATGCGCTTCAGCTCTACCTAGACTTCGACTTTGAAAAACACCCATCTGCCACGATGACAGAGGAGCAGAAGGAAGAGATTTCCGAGACCTACCATAGAATTCTCCAAGAGCGTCTGATGGAGAAAATGGTCCAAGCGGGCTGGAAGCAGCCCGAAGACTAGACCCCGCCCCCTTTCGTGATTAGGTTGAGCAGATGGACGATTTCACCACGATTGCTGTAGGTGCTTTCTTTGGCAACGGCTTGTTCGTCGTTTTCCTTTGGGGCTGTCGGCGCTGGATGAGTGATGAGGCGCGAGGGGTGGAACGCATCAGCACAATGGCTCTAGTCGCCATACCGATGGTGCTTTTGATGGCCTATCTCGTCGTGGCAGGGTGAATGTCTGAGGTGTTAGATATCGCCATGGCTGTTTTCTTTGGAAACGGTATGCTTGCCATCTTCCTGTGCGGGTGCAGCCTCTGGCTCAAAGGCGGCGAGAGAGGGGTGGAACGGATCAGCACTTTAGCGATGATCGCTGCTCCCCTGCTGATTGTCATGGCTCATTTGGCGACAATGAACTAACCGCCTCCCCGCCCCTGCCAGCCATCTTTGTCAACAGATCATCAATCGCGTGACGGCGGGCGGCCTCAAGCAACGGGTCTTGGATCTGCGCGCCTGATGCAACCAGCGCCCTCGCAATCTCCGCGTTCTTCACAGTCGCCCGCTCCCCCAGGCGCTGGACTGCGGTTCCGATAACTGGCGCGGCGATCCCGAACTCCTTGAGCGCAAGCATTGCCATCAGGCCGTTGCTCTGCGCGCCCTGACCCACCCCGAACTTGCCCGCCTTCTTGAGCGCGTTTGAGGCGCTGGTCCCTTGGACAACGGCCTCCATCGCCTTCACTTCCTCATCGCCGAACAGACGGCGCTGTTTAGGGTTGTTCAGGATACGGCGAACCTGCACCCGGATACCGTTCTCAAAGCCAGAGGCTGCGTTCTGGGCACGGTACACAGCATCGTCAATAAGCTCTGTGCGCCGCAATTGACCCCACATGCGGCGGGCCAAATCCACCTCACTCGCGGTGTCTGGCGCTGCTTGGCGCAATACATCGTCCAGCCCTTCGACCATCTGAGAGCCGATTGCAGCCTCAACGCGGTTTGAAGCATTGCCAGCCGGGACTTGTGCCTGCCTGCGCAGAATATCCAGATCACGGAAACCCATTTCCGCTCGCGGGTCAGTGGCGGCGTCCATTATGCGGTCATTTGCACGGCTAGCCTGCGGCGTCAGTACGTCGTCCATACCCTGCCGGATCGCCCTGTCCTGCATTGCAGGCGCCGCTTTGGTCAGCGCGCGCCGGTCGAGGTTGGCCTGAGCGTCCGCGCGCTCGAAAATGGCGCTGGCTTTCGTTCTGAGTTCTTCAAGAGAGGGGGCCGACTTGACCATCTCACGGACTTTCCGACCTCTCATCGCCCGACGTGCAACTGTCCCCATCATGCGGCCAACGAGAGGAACGCCAACCCCAAATGCGCCGGACCATTTCGCACCCTCCACTGCATTTTTTCTGCGGCTTGTGAAATCTCCTTCCCCTTCCATGAAGCCATATACGCCACCTGAAACCGCCGCCACACCACCGGCCTTAGCCGCCCTTAGAACCCCACTGCCGGTCCTAAGCGCAGAGAATGCGCCAAGTCCGGGGATTGCTGCGGGTGCCAGTTCGGAAACTATGCTTGAGGCTCGGTTTTCCTTTGCGAATTGCTCTTGCTGCCCGCGATAGTGCTGCAGACGTTCGTCATACCCTCCGCGCCCCAGTGCCGCGTCCGTGGCGGCGGCTGCCTCATCACCAACAAGGCCGAGTGTCAGGCTTTCACCAGCGTTGTTCAGGAAGGTGCCAACCTTTTCGCCAAAATTCTGTGTCGTCGGGTCGTCGTCACCTAGCAGGTTTTCTTTGATGACTTGCCCCACGCCCTTCGGCGTTTTCTGCTCTTTTGCGAGCTGAAGAAAGCGCTTGGCTGCGTGGGTGTCGCCCGCGCCATCCGCACGGCGGGCAGCGTCCATCAGTTGCTCATAGTTTGCCATGTTCACTCCAAGCCATATTTGCGGAATAGCTCGTCATCTGTTGCTGGGGCCGCACGGGATTGCTCGTAAATCTTGTCACCAGCGCTCTTGCCGTGGATGACCCTCAGCAGTGTTTGCTCATAGTTCTCCAAATCCCTTTGGAAATTCGGGCTGGTCGGGTCGAGCGCGCCAGACATATCTTGCAAGAGCTTCAGTTCTTTCTCGGTGACGTTGCCGAGCGCGCCGCCTGTTTTAGACTGCCGACGCATTGCATTCAGGTTCTCAGCGGCTGCCAGCGACTTAAGGGTGTCGGTTTGGCGGATAACCTCTGCGCTATCGGTCCATGGCGCAAGCGCAGCGATGCGCGTACCAGCAGGCCCGAAGTCTTGATTGGACGCCGCTTCACGCGCAAGTGTGGCGGCATTCAAAACAATATCCGTTGCGGTGTCCTTGGCGCTTTGCTGGGCCGCCTCCTGAATGCTTGTGTCCTTTGGGCCGCCAGCAACCGGCGCAGCCATCGGGCGCCCTTGATCGTCCAGCTTGATCGTGCCGTCTGGATTGTACAGGTAGGTGAAACCCTCTCCTAGCTTGCTAAGGCCAGGGACAGGGTTTTGGGAGCCGCTGCTGACATTGACGGTAGTCTGCGGACTGTTGCTAAGCGGGGTGCCTTCCGGCAGCAGCCCAGCAGCGATATCAGCCTGAACCTTGCCGGGGCCTGACATGGGCTTCGGCGGTGCATTCAGTTCCTGAACCGCTTTCAGCTTGTCCAGAACATCGCCATACATCGCGGCAACTGTCGGGAATTCATCAAGGCTTTGCAATGGCTCCTCGCCAACGGTGCCCAGAAGCTGGTTCAGGCCGTCAAGATCCCCACGCTGATAGAACTGCATCCCCTGAGCGATACCCTGTTCCACCCGCGCCGCCTCTGCGGCCCGTTCTTGTGCGCCAAGAGACGCGGCGTAGGCTTCGGCCTCTCGGCCCATTGCAATCCGGCGCTGTTCCATCATCTGCGCGCGCGACTGCATGTTCTGCTGTGCGCTCTGCATCTGAACCGCCTGCATCGGGTCCAGCTGGGCCAGCGCATTCAACGCCTGCGGCTGACCAGCTGCGATATCCGCGCCCTGCGTCTGGAAGAGGTTGCGCAGCGCGTTCTGGCTCTGCACTTGGTTCGCCTGCTTGCGCGCTTGGTGGGTCTGCTGCGCTGCCATCGCAGACTGAGACAGCGCGTTCACGATATCCGGCTGTTGGGCCATAAGGGGCAAGCGGGTGTCGAGTTGGGCCATGTGCTGTCCTCAGGTAAATTTGAGTTTGGCGCGCGGTGCGACCTGCGTCAGGAAGTTGCGCGGGTCAATCTGCTGCATTTGCGGCGGCTGCGGTGGCTGTTGCTGGGCGAGGGCATTCACAGGCGCGCCCTGCTGTCCCATAGGGGCCGAAAGCGCGTTCTGCGGGGGCTGCCCCCCGAAATCACCGCCAGCCAGCGCGTTGGCCGCCTCTATGCGCCGGTCAAGGTGCGGAATACCGGGGCGGAGGAACTGCTGGCTGTAGATCCGCGCCGCCTCTGCCGGGGTTTGGGCTTGGGAAAGTGCCGTCCCCGCCCGTTTCTCGGTGTTTGCCAGCTCCCACATCGTGAAATCAAGCTGAGCGTCCAGATCGTCCAGCGCCACCCCGCGATCTGCGGCGTAGCTCTCGAACTGACGGCGGCGCGGCCCGGTCCACTGGTTCAGCCCATAGCCGCCACGCGATCCGGGCACAACGGGGGCATATTCGTTCACGCCGGTCTGAAACCCGTCGCTCTCTATCTGCATATTCCCGGCAACACCGATTGCGATATGGCGCGGCAACCCCCGCGCGATCAGACCGTTGACGACTTCCTGAGCGCTTGCCATAGCCTACCCCCAGAACCCGCCAGAGGCCCACGGGGCGCTGAGAGCGTTCGCAGGCTGAGGCGTGGCACCGCTGGTCTGGTTCTGGTAGTTCCAGATCCCGACAGTTTGATCCACGCCCTTCGCGAAGGCGTTGCCGACGCCGATTGCGCCTGCCGCCTGCGCGTTACCTATGGCTGAAAGTGCATTTGCACCGCCGCTGGCATAGTTTGCCCCGGCATTGGCCAGATTTGCAGCAGCAGCCTGACCTTGCGCAGCCTGCCCCGTCAGACGGTCAATATAATTTCCATAGAATGCACCAGAAAGGTCATTCGCTCGATCCTGTTGCGCCTTGATGGTCGCGCCGCTGAACAGGCTCCCTTGGCTTGCTGCGCTGCCGTCGATCTGGTCCTGAGACGTCTGGAGGACGTATTTTTGATACGGGGTGGCTTCAAAGCCTCCGTATTCAGTC encodes the following:
- a CDS encoding Arc family DNA-binding protein; protein product: MKKYPSQLADCINIRLPNGWRDAIKARAAQNRRSMNSEVLAALESVVGEAAGGDLGGTAPAAEDNSTALARG
- a CDS encoding Arc family DNA-binding protein; protein product: MSDNDSKYPSELAERFQVRLPEGMRDRIKAAAAENNRSMNAEIVHALQLYLDFDFEKHPSATMTEEQKEEISETYHRILQERLMEKMVQAGWKQPED
- a CDS encoding phage tail tip lysozyme; this translates as MASAQEVVNGLIARGLPRHIAIGVAGNMQIESDGFQTGVNEYAPVVPGSRGGYGLNQWTGPRRRQFESYAADRGVALDDLDAQLDFTMWELANTEKRAGTALSQAQTPAEAARIYSQQFLRPGIPHLDRRIEAANALAGGDFGGQPPQNALSAPMGQQGAPVNALAQQQPPQPPQMQQIDPRNFLTQVAPRAKLKFT